In Cyanobium sp. AMD-g, one genomic interval encodes:
- a CDS encoding TIGR02450 family Trp-rich protein gives MIKLPAAWTAQPGRAECSGGYRHFAVLGQRGRGRGRTLELQAVLDPGYRLLVPLAELRDSDAWRPGWQQLPQEQGSRAVSDVAGTIPLESLNSAYSITDL, from the coding sequence ATGATCAAGCTCCCCGCCGCCTGGACGGCCCAGCCCGGACGGGCCGAATGCAGCGGCGGCTACCGTCATTTCGCCGTGCTGGGCCAGCGGGGGCGCGGCCGCGGGCGGACCCTGGAGCTGCAGGCGGTGCTGGATCCTGGCTACCGGTTGCTGGTTCCCCTGGCCGAACTGCGTGACAGCGACGCCTGGCGACCGGGCTGGCAGCAACTGCCGCAGGAACAGGGGTCACGGGCCGTGTCGGACGTGGCAGGAACGATCCCGCTGGAGTCCCTAAACTCCGCCTACTCCATCACGGACCTGTGA
- a CDS encoding fumarylacetoacetate hydrolase family protein: protein MRIVRYADAQGRVHLASLDPDGRLERLAGELFGELVPTGEPAAVERILAPLEPRAILCIGLNYRRHAAETGAAIPTWPVLFMKSPGAVQHPEAPIALPTTAASHQVDYEGELAVVIGRTCRNVPRSEALGVVLGYTCANDVSARDWQKQPQLGGGQWCRGKSFDSFAPLGPCLVTAAAIPDPQALRLQTRLNGATVQAASTADMIFPVAAIIEFLSASTTLLAGTVILTGTPSGVGMAADPPRWLRSGDTVEVEIEAIGVLHNPVIDEPISTQTP from the coding sequence ATGAGGATCGTCCGCTACGCGGACGCGCAGGGCCGGGTCCACCTCGCCAGCCTCGATCCCGACGGCCGCCTGGAGCGCCTGGCGGGCGAGCTGTTCGGCGAACTGGTGCCCACGGGCGAGCCCGCCGCGGTGGAGCGGATTCTGGCCCCCCTGGAGCCCCGGGCCATCCTCTGCATCGGCCTCAACTACCGCCGCCATGCCGCCGAGACCGGCGCGGCGATCCCCACCTGGCCGGTGCTGTTCATGAAATCGCCGGGGGCGGTGCAGCACCCGGAGGCGCCGATCGCTTTGCCCACCACCGCGGCCAGCCACCAGGTGGATTACGAGGGGGAGCTGGCGGTGGTGATCGGCCGCACCTGCCGCAACGTGCCCCGCTCCGAGGCCCTGGGGGTGGTGCTGGGATACACCTGCGCCAACGATGTCAGCGCCCGCGACTGGCAGAAGCAGCCCCAGCTCGGCGGCGGCCAGTGGTGCCGCGGCAAGAGCTTCGACAGCTTCGCGCCCCTGGGCCCCTGCCTGGTGACCGCCGCGGCGATCCCCGATCCCCAGGCCCTCCGCCTGCAGACCCGCCTCAACGGCGCAACGGTGCAGGCGGCCAGCACCGCCGACATGATCTTCCCGGTGGCGGCGATCATCGAATTCCTCAGCGCCAGCACCACCCTGCTGGCCGGCACCGTGATCCTCACCGGCACCCCCAGTGGCGTGGGCATGGCGGCCGATCCACCCCGCTGGCTGCGCAGCGGCGATACGGTCGAGGTGGAGATCGAAGCCATCGGCGTGTTGCACAACCCGGTGATCGACGAACCCATCTCCACCCAGACCCCCTGA
- a CDS encoding NAD-dependent malic enzyme — MVAEPRRQRSTLLRGAELLNDPLLNKGTAFSRAERRALGLESLLPWQVESIEAQVERCRLAFEAMGSDLERYAYLQTLRERNVTLFHRFLADHIELAMPIVYTPTVGQAIQHFSHTYRSPSQGIYLAAPQQERLEELLAQACGDHAPDLLLVTDAQGILGIGDQGVGGIQICQGKLAVYTLCAGLDPARGLPVMLDVGTDRPELLADPCYPGLRQPRLQGEAYTAFLDCFITAVQRVCPGALVHWEDFGATHARPVLEAYRHRVPSFNDDIQGTSSVAAAAILAGLRGLGKPLADQQIVIFGAGSAGCGIAERLWRLLQRAGLSAAAAADRLWLIDRAGLIHATTPGLADGARTFAKSQQQLAARFGAEAGPDGQGPGLLAVVEAVRPGVLIGTSTAAGAFDQAVVEALCGGGARPIVLPLSNPTHLAEITPENLLRWSQGRALVATGSPFPPVTCTGKAGEPIERVIGQCNNCFVFPGLGYGAVAVGATEVSDTMIDASIEALARVIPAASDPEAPLMPPLSAVQAVSRAVAEAVALAAVQEGLARYATTPESARSRLDEARWTPVYAELLAIGEPPAAR, encoded by the coding sequence GTGGTCGCCGAACCCCGTCGCCAGCGGAGCACGCTCCTACGGGGAGCCGAGCTGCTGAACGATCCCCTGCTCAACAAGGGCACCGCCTTCAGCCGGGCGGAGCGCCGGGCCCTGGGCCTGGAGTCGCTCCTGCCCTGGCAGGTGGAGAGCATCGAGGCCCAGGTGGAGCGCTGCCGCCTGGCCTTCGAGGCGATGGGCAGCGACCTGGAGCGTTACGCCTACCTCCAGACCCTGAGGGAGCGGAATGTCACCCTCTTCCACCGCTTTCTGGCCGATCACATCGAGCTGGCGATGCCGATCGTGTACACCCCCACGGTGGGGCAGGCGATCCAGCACTTCAGCCACACCTACCGCAGCCCCAGCCAGGGGATCTACCTGGCGGCACCGCAGCAGGAGCGGCTCGAGGAGCTGCTGGCCCAGGCCTGCGGCGACCACGCCCCGGACCTGCTCCTGGTCACCGACGCCCAGGGGATCCTCGGCATCGGCGACCAGGGGGTGGGGGGCATCCAGATCTGCCAGGGGAAGCTGGCCGTCTACACCCTCTGTGCCGGGCTGGATCCGGCCCGGGGGCTGCCGGTGATGCTTGATGTGGGCACCGACCGGCCTGAACTGCTCGCCGACCCCTGCTACCCCGGCCTGCGCCAGCCTCGGCTGCAGGGGGAGGCCTACACCGCGTTCCTCGACTGCTTCATCACGGCGGTGCAGCGGGTTTGCCCCGGCGCCCTGGTGCACTGGGAGGACTTCGGAGCCACGCATGCACGCCCCGTGCTGGAGGCCTACCGGCACCGGGTGCCGAGCTTCAACGACGACATCCAGGGCACCAGCAGCGTGGCCGCCGCGGCGATCCTGGCCGGCCTGCGGGGCCTCGGCAAGCCGCTGGCCGACCAGCAGATCGTCATCTTCGGGGCGGGCAGTGCCGGTTGCGGCATCGCCGAGCGGTTGTGGCGCCTGCTGCAGCGGGCAGGACTCAGCGCCGCCGCGGCCGCCGATCGTCTCTGGCTGATCGATCGCGCTGGGCTGATCCACGCCACCACCCCGGGGCTGGCGGACGGCGCCCGGACGTTTGCCAAATCGCAGCAGCAGCTGGCGGCACGGTTCGGGGCGGAGGCCGGACCCGATGGTCAGGGACCGGGGTTGCTGGCGGTGGTCGAAGCGGTGCGGCCGGGGGTGCTGATCGGCACCTCCACCGCCGCCGGAGCCTTCGACCAGGCGGTGGTGGAGGCCCTCTGCGGCGGCGGCGCACGGCCGATCGTTCTGCCCCTCTCCAATCCCACCCACCTGGCGGAGATCACCCCGGAGAACCTGCTGCGCTGGAGCCAGGGCCGGGCCCTGGTGGCCACCGGCAGCCCCTTCCCCCCCGTGACCTGCACCGGCAAGGCGGGCGAGCCGATCGAACGGGTGATCGGCCAGTGCAACAACTGCTTCGTCTTCCCCGGCCTGGGCTATGGCGCCGTGGCGGTGGGCGCGACGGAGGTGAGCGACACCATGATCGACGCCAGCATCGAGGCCCTGGCCCGGGTGATTCCGGCCGCCAGCGATCCTGAGGCGCCACTGATGCCGCCCCTTTCGGCCGTGCAGGCGGTGTCCCGGGCCGTGGCCGAAGCGGTGGCGCTCGCGGCGGTGCAGGAAGGATTGGCCCGCTACGCCACCACCCCTGAGTCCGCCAGGAGCAGGCTCGATGAAGCCCGTTGGACTCCCGTTTACGCCGAACTCCTGGCCATCGGAGAACCGCCTGCGGCGCGCTGA